ACCAGTCCGCCGGACAGCAACTGGCTGGGAACCAATCAGTTGGGAAACCGCTTTTGATGAGGTTGCCACCCGGCTGCGAAGTGTGCAGGCCCAGCACGGCGTGAATGCGGTGGGAGTGTATTTGGGAAACCCGAATGTTCATAACTATGGTTCGATTCTGTTTGGCCCATTGTTGCTCAAAGCACTGGGTACCAAAAATCGGTTTTCGGCCACTTCAGTTGATCAGTTGCCGCACCATTTCTCAGGTTTCTTTTTGTATGGTCACCAATTGATGCTTCCAATTCCGGATATTGATCGGACTGACTATCTGTTGATTGTGGGCGGGAATCCAGTGGTATCAAACGGAAGCCTGATGTCGGCACCTGATGTCGCCGACCGGTTAAAGGAAATTCGGCAGCGTGGTGGAAAAGTGATTGTGGTTGATCCACGCCGGACTGAAACCGCAGCAATCGCGGATGAACATTTTTTTATTCGCCCAGGAACCGATGTCTTTTTTTTGCTGGGAATGCTCAACACCCTGCTAGTTGAAAACCATGTCCAGTTGGGGCGGCTGGCGGAGTTTACCGACAACCTGGACCAGCTTTGGCCCCTGGTCGAAGCCTATTCGGCGGACGCGGTGGCTGGCGTGACTGGTATTCCGGCTGATGTTATTCGGCGGCTGGCACATGATTTTGCCGCCGCACCTTCGGCGGTGTGTTATGGCCGAATGGGGGTTTCAGTCCAGGAATTTGGTGCCACAACCCAGTGGTTGATTCAGGTGTTCAACATTGTGACCGGCAATCTGGATCGTCCAGGCGGAGCCATGTTTACCTTGCCAGCCTTTGATGCCGTTGATTTGACTGGGCGGATGGGGCGCAACGGTCATTTTGGAAAATGGAAAAGTCGGGTTCGAAACCTGCCTGAATTTGGCGGTGAACTCCCGGTCGTGGCCATGGCTGAGGAAATGTTGACTGAAGGTCCGGGGCAAATTCGGGCGTTGGTGACTTCGGCGGGAAATCCGGTGCTGTCAACGCCAAATGGAAGTCAGCTTGAAACGGCACTTGCCGGTCTCGATTTTATGGTGTCGGTTGATTTTTATATCAACGAAACCACCCGCCACGCCCATGTCATCTTGCCGCCCACGGCTGGATTGGAGCATGAAAACTACGATGTGGTTTTTCACGTGCTGGCCATTCGGAACACGACCAAATACACCTCGGCACTTTTTCCGGCTGATTCAACTTCCCGCCATGACTGGGAAATCTTTTTAGAACTGTTTTTGAGACTTGGTGGGAAACATATTCCAGAGAAGGAGCAGCGGCGAATCAAGCGCTGGCTGACCAAACGCAACGCCCCCGAAGTCGTTTTGGATTGGGCATTACGGAACGGTCCCTATGGCTCCCGATTGTCACCAGTCTCTCAACAACTCACCTTGCACAAGTTGAAACAACAACCGCATGGCATTGATCTTGGGCCGTTACAACCCTGTTTACCGCAACGGTTATTTACCCAGGATAAACGCATCAACCTTGTCCCCGATGTGTTTACCAGCGATTTAACACGGGTCCAACGCCGATTTTCAGAAATTGCCCAGGAAGTGCCTTCCGATCAATTATGGCTCATCAGCCGCCGCCATTTACGGAGCAATAATTCCTGGATGCACAATGCGGTTCGACTGGTGCGTGGAAAAGACCGCTGTACCTTGCTGATGAACCCGCAGGATGCCCAGAACCGGCACATTGAGCATGGTCAACAGGTGGCGATT
The Acidobacteriota bacterium DNA segment above includes these coding regions:
- a CDS encoding molybdopterin-dependent oxidoreductase, with product MTTPVTHFRTCNLCEALCGIEITVNNQDIVSIQGDRQDPFSRGHICPKAVALKDVHLDPNRLRQPVRRTATGWEPISWETAFDEVATRLRSVQAQHGVNAVGVYLGNPNVHNYGSILFGPLLLKALGTKNRFSATSVDQLPHHFSGFFLYGHQLMLPIPDIDRTDYLLIVGGNPVVSNGSLMSAPDVADRLKEIRQRGGKVIVVDPRRTETAAIADEHFFIRPGTDVFFLLGMLNTLLVENHVQLGRLAEFTDNLDQLWPLVEAYSADAVAGVTGIPADVIRRLAHDFAAAPSAVCYGRMGVSVQEFGATTQWLIQVFNIVTGNLDRPGGAMFTLPAFDAVDLTGRMGRNGHFGKWKSRVRNLPEFGGELPVVAMAEEMLTEGPGQIRALVTSAGNPVLSTPNGSQLETALAGLDFMVSVDFYINETTRHAHVILPPTAGLEHENYDVVFHVLAIRNTTKYTSALFPADSTSRHDWEIFLELFLRLGGKHIPEKEQRRIKRWLTKRNAPEVVLDWALRNGPYGSRLSPVSQQLTLHKLKQQPHGIDLGPLQPCLPQRLFTQDKRINLVPDVFTSDLTRVQRRFSEIAQEVPSDQLWLISRRHLRSNNSWMHNAVRLVRGKDRCTLLMNPQDAQNRHIEHGQQVAISSRVGKVQAKVEITTEMMPGVVSLPHGWGHHREGIQMDVAQKFAGVSVNDLTDDSRLDELSGNAALSGVPVSVVGIG